The following are encoded in a window of Caldicellulosiruptor danielii genomic DNA:
- a CDS encoding ABC transporter substrate-binding protein, whose translation MKRFIAVLILIALSAGLFLAFGPTDSNAASKKQVTITYVRGKDETHATEKIIKEFMKKNPNIKVIYKENPSDTGQNHDQLVTVLSAGGSDIDVFDMDVIWPAEFAQAGYTLPLDRFIKRDKINLNDYIKGTIDAARFKGQMWAFPRFIDAGLLYYRKDIVPQNELPKTWDDLIRVAKKYKGKKGTKYGFLMQAKQYEGLVCDAIEYIASYGGRVVDESGNIVVNNKGTIDGLTMMRKVITSGIVPPNVNTFTEIETHTAFINGLAVFARNWPYMWAMVNSPQSKVKGKVGILPLPKGSKGSAAALGGWMVGINKYTKNPEASWRLLKFLVQREGQKLMAIYNGNVPVYKPLFNDKDVIKANPLIGDKKFIEAILAAVPRPVSPIYPKLSDAMQIEFSNIVNGKKDVKTAVLDLDKKLKELVKTQK comes from the coding sequence ATGAAAAGATTTATTGCTGTGCTAATTTTGATTGCGTTGAGTGCAGGCTTATTTTTAGCCTTTGGACCTACTGATTCTAATGCCGCTTCGAAAAAGCAAGTCACAATCACCTATGTACGTGGCAAAGACGAAACTCATGCAACAGAAAAGATTATCAAAGAGTTTATGAAGAAAAACCCCAACATCAAGGTTATCTACAAAGAAAACCCATCTGACACAGGTCAAAACCATGACCAGCTTGTGACAGTGCTGAGCGCAGGTGGTTCTGACATTGATGTGTTTGACATGGATGTTATCTGGCCAGCTGAGTTTGCTCAAGCAGGTTACACACTTCCGCTTGACAGGTTTATAAAGAGAGACAAAATTAATTTAAACGATTATATCAAAGGAACAATTGATGCTGCAAGGTTCAAAGGCCAGATGTGGGCATTTCCAAGGTTTATTGACGCAGGACTTCTTTATTACAGAAAAGACATTGTTCCTCAAAATGAACTTCCAAAGACATGGGATGATTTGATTAGAGTTGCTAAAAAGTACAAGGGTAAAAAGGGTACAAAATATGGATTTTTGATGCAAGCAAAACAATATGAGGGTCTTGTTTGTGATGCGATAGAGTATATTGCTTCATATGGCGGCAGAGTTGTTGATGAGAGTGGAAATATAGTAGTTAATAACAAAGGAACAATTGATGGACTTACCATGATGAGAAAGGTTATAACATCTGGGATTGTTCCACCAAACGTCAACACATTTACAGAGATTGAAACACATACAGCTTTCATAAACGGTCTTGCAGTATTTGCAAGAAACTGGCCTTACATGTGGGCAATGGTAAACAGTCCACAATCAAAGGTAAAAGGAAAAGTAGGAATCTTGCCACTTCCAAAAGGTTCAAAAGGTTCAGCTGCAGCACTTGGTGGCTGGATGGTTGGTATAAACAAATACACAAAGAATCCTGAAGCTTCATGGAGACTTTTAAAGTTCCTTGTACAAAGAGAAGGACAAAAACTTATGGCTATTTATAACGGAAATGTTCCTGTTTACAAGCCACTTTTTAACGACAAAGATGTTATAAAAGCAAATCCTCTAATAGGCGACAAGAAGTTTATTGAAGCTATTTTAGCGGCTGTTCCAAGACCTGTATCACCAATTTATCCAAAGCTTTCAGATGCTATGCAGATTGAGTTTTCTAACATCGTAAATGGCAAGAAGGATGTAAAAACAGCTGTTCTTGATTTGGACAAAAAGCTGAAAGAGCTTGTTAAAACTCAAAAGTAA